A region from the Curtobacterium sp. MCBA15_012 genome encodes:
- a CDS encoding DNA repair helicase XPB — MNGPLIVQSDRTVLLEVAHPDAEDARHELAAFAELERAPEHVHTYRITRLGLWNARAAGHDAESMIGTLERFAKFPVPQSVTVDIRDTVSRYGRLVIRREERPDAPVIANSPSEELERQPVLLLTAEDPSVLAEVTRSKRIKPLLGDQRSPNAIALQPWARGQVKQELVKLGWPAEDLAGYTPGQPHPIDLDTASWRLRPYQEQAVDTFFAQGSGVVVLPCGAGKTLVGAGAMATVKATTLILVTNTVSARQWRDELLRRTTLTADDIGEYSGTVKQIRPVTIATYQILTARRKGEYTHLSLLDALDWGLIVYDEVHLLPAPVFKLTADLQARRRLGLTATLVREDGRESDVFSLIGPKRYDAPWKEIEAQGYISPAACYEVRIDLPHSDRLEYAASGDDERYRLAATTPAKTPVVRELIEKHRGEQILVIGQYIDQLDDLAASLDAAEITGSTPVDERERLFQAFREGSIDVLVVSKVANFSVDLPDATVAIQVSGSFGSRQEEAQRLGRLLRPNKDGLPASFYTLVTRDTVDQDFAQNRQRFLAEQGYAYTILDADQVAAAA; from the coding sequence CGCTGATCGTGCAGAGCGACCGCACCGTGCTCCTCGAGGTCGCACACCCCGACGCCGAGGACGCACGGCACGAACTCGCGGCCTTCGCCGAGCTCGAACGCGCACCCGAGCACGTGCACACGTACCGCATCACCCGCCTCGGGCTCTGGAACGCACGGGCCGCCGGGCACGACGCCGAGTCGATGATCGGCACGCTCGAGCGGTTCGCGAAGTTCCCGGTGCCGCAGAGCGTCACGGTCGACATCCGCGACACCGTCTCGCGCTACGGCCGCCTGGTGATCCGGCGCGAGGAACGCCCCGACGCCCCGGTCATCGCGAACTCCCCGTCCGAGGAACTCGAGCGCCAGCCCGTCCTGCTGCTCACCGCCGAGGACCCGTCCGTGCTCGCCGAGGTCACCCGGTCGAAGCGCATCAAGCCCCTGCTCGGCGACCAGCGCTCCCCCAACGCGATCGCCCTGCAGCCATGGGCGCGGGGACAGGTCAAGCAGGAGCTCGTCAAGCTGGGCTGGCCGGCCGAGGACCTCGCCGGCTACACACCCGGGCAGCCGCACCCGATCGACCTCGACACCGCGTCCTGGCGCCTCCGGCCCTACCAGGAGCAGGCGGTCGACACCTTCTTCGCTCAGGGGTCCGGCGTCGTCGTGCTGCCCTGTGGCGCCGGCAAGACCCTCGTCGGTGCCGGCGCGATGGCGACCGTCAAGGCCACCACGCTCATCCTCGTGACGAACACGGTCTCGGCCCGGCAGTGGCGTGACGAGCTGCTCCGCCGGACGACCCTGACCGCCGACGACATCGGCGAGTACTCCGGCACCGTCAAGCAGATCCGTCCGGTCACGATCGCGACGTACCAGATCCTCACCGCCCGCCGGAAGGGTGAGTACACGCACCTGTCGCTCCTCGACGCGCTCGACTGGGGCCTCATCGTGTACGACGAGGTCCACCTGCTCCCCGCCCCCGTGTTCAAGCTCACCGCGGACCTGCAGGCGCGCCGCCGCCTGGGGCTCACCGCGACCCTGGTGCGCGAGGACGGACGCGAGAGCGACGTCTTCTCGCTCATCGGGCCGAAGCGGTACGACGCCCCGTGGAAGGAGATCGAGGCGCAGGGCTACATCTCCCCCGCCGCCTGCTACGAGGTCCGCATCGACCTGCCCCACAGCGACCGGCTCGAGTACGCGGCCTCGGGCGACGACGAGCGGTACCGGCTCGCGGCGACGACCCCCGCGAAGACCCCGGTGGTGCGGGAGCTCATCGAGAAGCACCGCGGCGAGCAGATCCTCGTGATCGGGCAGTACATCGACCAGCTCGACGACCTCGCGGCCTCGCTCGACGCCGCCGAGATCACCGGGTCCACGCCCGTCGACGAGCGGGAGCGGTTGTTCCAGGCGTTCCGCGAAGGCTCGATCGACGTGCTCGTCGTGTCGAAGGTCGCGAACTTCTCGGTCGACCTGCCCGACGCGACGGTGGCCATCCAGGTGTCCGGTTCGTTCGGGTCCCGGCAGGAAGAAGCCCAGCGTCTCGGCCGACTCCTCCGCCCGAACAAGGACGGCCTGCCCGCGTCGTTCTACACGCTCGTGACGCGGGACACGGTCGACCAGGACTTCGCGCAGAACCGGCAGCGGTTCCTCGCCGAGCAGGGCTACGCGTACACGATCCTCGACGCCGATCAGGTCGCGGCTGCCGCCTAG
- a CDS encoding response regulator transcription factor, with protein MTDGPKILIVDDEPNIRDLLTTSLRFAGFAVRAVGNGAQAISAVLEEEPDLIILDVMLPDMNGFGVTKRLRSSGYTSPILFLTAKDDTEDKITGLTVGGDDYVTKPFSLDEIVARIKAILRRTMNDEEDAIIRAGELTMDQDTHEVTIGDAQIELSPTEFKLLRYLMLNPNRVLSKAQILDHVWEYDFNGDAGIVESYISYLRRKLDQYSSEPIIQTKRGFGYMLKATKAS; from the coding sequence ATGACCGATGGCCCCAAGATCCTGATCGTCGACGACGAACCGAACATCCGCGACCTCCTCACGACCTCGTTGCGTTTCGCCGGGTTCGCCGTCCGCGCGGTCGGCAACGGTGCCCAGGCGATCTCGGCGGTGCTCGAGGAAGAGCCCGACCTGATCATCCTCGACGTCATGCTGCCCGACATGAACGGGTTCGGCGTCACCAAGCGTCTCCGTTCGTCCGGCTACACCTCGCCGATCCTCTTCCTCACGGCGAAGGACGACACCGAGGACAAGATCACCGGTCTCACCGTCGGCGGCGACGACTACGTCACGAAGCCGTTCTCGCTCGACGAGATCGTCGCGCGCATCAAGGCCATCCTGCGTCGCACCATGAACGACGAGGAAGACGCGATCATCCGCGCCGGCGAGCTCACGATGGACCAGGACACGCACGAGGTCACGATCGGCGACGCGCAGATCGAGCTGTCGCCCACCGAGTTCAAGCTCCTGCGCTACCTCATGCTCAACCCGAACCGGGTGCTGTCGAAGGCGCAGATCCTCGACCACGTGTGGGAGTACGACTTCAACGGCGACGCCGGCATCGTCGAGTCCTACATCTCGTACCTGCGCCGCAAGCTCGACCAGTACTCGAGCGAGCCGATCATCCAGACCAAGCGTGGGTTCGGCTACATGCTCAAGGCGACGAAGGCTTCGTAG